The following proteins are co-located in the Manihot esculenta cultivar AM560-2 chromosome 9, M.esculenta_v8, whole genome shotgun sequence genome:
- the LOC110622545 gene encoding tyrosine-specific transport protein: MLRLSYCSTKPNSIAHSRFNLSSYTTQPRFPISCITPTKKLTSSAKIPLGFVPRCSQQDSASLPATIHAQQFGNDKIIRNNQTQENQQGAQKNFWGAVSLIIGTAVGPGMLGLPAATIRSGSFPSTVAIFLCWVYVISSIILVAELSFAAMQEDGVSEVSFTALATKALGSHFGAFVAVVYASLSFSLLVACVSGIGAIVSQWFPWMNLVLAHALFPLAAGIVITFFPFKVIDVANRFLCLLMLLSITALVGIGLSVARANVLGSFAKSSWSISSILPAIPVAVLTLGFHVITPFICKLAGNSVSEAKRAVLIGGAVPLIMVLSWNLIVLGLAGANTAASSNDPISLLLSVNPSALSAVQGFAFSALATSLIGYAVSFPKQLLDTLDLVFMKLNAEQFSSQSEMFSNRDGTGKVGLVIFSSEQCSGNAGRALFVGSKDFAASEDKQPSSLAESNSFHQMFVTMLVLSVPILIGSFFRSTFSRALDFAGVYANCFLFGILPPVMAYVQQSRKKLRSSILPGGDATLLLLFGIAVILGIWH, translated from the exons ATGCTTCGTCTTTCATACTGTTCaaccaaacccaattcaattgCACATTCAAGATTCAATCTTTCATCGTACACCACCCAGCCCAGATTTCCCATTTCTTGCATTACACCTACCAAAAAGCTCACTTCCTCTGCGAAAATCCCCCTCGGTTTTGTCCCAAGATGCTCTCAGCAAGATTCTGCTTCACTCCCTGCTACTATTCATGCTCAACAATTCGGCAATGATAAAATTATCAGGAACAATCAAACTCAAGAAAACCAACAAGGAGCTCAAAAGAACTTCTGGGGTGCTGTTAGTTTGATTATTGGAACTGCTGTTGGGCCTGGGATGCTTGGTCTGCCTGCTGCAACTATTAGATCAGGCTCATTTCCATCAACCGTTGCCATTTTTCTTTGCTGGGTTTATGTTATCTCCTCTATTATTCTTGTTGCAGAGCTCAGTTTCGCTGCTATGCAGGAAGATGGGGTTTCAGAGGTGAGCTTTACTGCCCTTGCAACTAAAGCATTAGGGAGTCATTTTGGTGCCTTTGTGGCTGTGGTTTATGCCAGCTTGAGTTTTTCTTTGTTAGTAGCCTGTGTTTCAGGTATTGGGGCAATAGTGTCTCAGTGGTTTCCATGGATGAATCTTGTGTTGGCTCATGCATTGTTTCCACTTGCAGCTGGGATTGTGATTACATTCTTTCCATTCAAGGTCATTGATGTTGCAAATCGGTTTTTATGCTTGCTCATGCTTTTATCTATAACTGCACTAGTGGGTATTGGTCTTTCTGTGGCTAGAGCAAATGTTTTGGGCTCCTTTGCTAAATCCTCATGGAGTATTTCATCAATCTTGCCAGCTATACCTGTTGCTGTGCTCACATTGGGATTCCATGTTATCACCCCTTTTATTTGTAAGCTTGCTGGGAACAGTGTTTCTGAGGCAAAAAGAGCAGTGTTGATTGGTGGAGCTGTTCCATTGATCATGGTTTTATCATGGAATTTGATTGTTTTGGGGCTTGCTGGGGCTAACACTGCTGCCTCCTCCAATGACCCTATCTCCCTATTGCTTTCTGTCAATCCTTCAGCTTTATCTGCTGTTCAGGGTTTTGCATTTTCTGCTCTGGCAACTAGCTTGATTGGTTATGCTGTTAGCTTTCCGAAACAGCTCCTTGATACCCTGGATTTGGTGTTTATGAAACTCAATGCAGAACAGTTTAGCTCTCAATCTGAAATGTTCTCAAATAGGGATGGGACTGGAAAAGTTGGGTTAGTAATTTTTTCTAGTGAACAGTGTAGTGGAAATGCAGGGAGAGCTTTATTTGTTGGATCAAAGGATTTTGCTGCCTCAGAAGATAAACAGCCATCAAGCTTAGCTGAGTCTAATTCATTTCATCAAATGTTTGTAACAATGCTGGTTCTCAGTGTTCCTATTCTCATAGGATCTTTCTTTCGCTCGACCTTTTCAAGAGCCCTTGATTTTGCAGGAGTTTATGCAAATTGTTTCCTGTTTGGCATACTTCCTCCTGTAATGGCATATGTACAACAATCCAGGAAGAAGCTCAG GTCATCCATTCTTCCAGGAGGAGATGCAACACTTCTGCTACTTTTTGGCATAGCTGTTATTTTGGGGATTTGGCATTAG
- the LOC110622490 gene encoding pentatricopeptide repeat-containing protein At1g09220, mitochondrial yields MRGTSFLHLTTTATSLFPNSQRLSSTIKLQQQEKSKHLLSLLLKSPTIHHTTQQVHSQLLTTGLLNHSMLLFNTLLRCYSLSNFPHLSFLLYQQLQQAYFHSPSLSPPSFDSFAYTFLVNASTNFCCLGLGRQFQSLITKAGFHCHVYVQTALVNMYAASGVLGDALLAFDEMPHRNTVTWNVMITGLVKWGELEFARSLFDEMPEKNVVSWTGLVDGYIRMNRYSEGLALFRRMVMLEDIKPSEITILAILPAISNMGEMKNCRLIHCYGEKRGFNASDIRVTNSIIDTYAKCGCIVSALRFFEEISVERKNLVSWTSIISGLAMYGMGKEAVESFEEMEKTGLKPNRVTFLSVLNACSHGGLVEEGFKFFQKMVNEYCIVPDIKHYGCLVDMLGRTGRLEEAEKLALGIPSEIVNVVIWRTLLGACSFHGDIEMGERVTRKIMEIERGYGGDYVLMYNIFAGAGRFEDAERLRHLMDQRNALKVPGHSLV; encoded by the coding sequence ATGAGAGGAACAAGCTTTCTCCACTTGACAACAACAGCTACCTCTCTGTTTCCAAATTCACAGAGGTTGTCTTCCACAATTAAACTACAACAACAAGAAAAATCAAAACACTTGCTTTCTCTGTTACTCAAAAGCCCAACAATTCACCACACCACTCAACAAGTCCACTCTCAGCTACTCACCACTGGCTTGCTTAATCACTCCATGCTTCTCTTTAACACTTTGCTCAGATGCTATTCTCTTAGTAATTTCCCTCACTTATCTTTTCTTCTCTACCAACAACTCCAACAAGCCTATTTCCATTCCCCTTCTTTATCACCCCCTTCATTTGATAGCTTTGCCTATACATTCCTTGTAAATGCAAGCACCAATTTTTGTTGTCTGGGTCTAGGTAGGCAGTTTCAGAGTCTCATAACTAAAGCGGGTTTTCATTGTCATGTTTATGTACAAACTGCTCTAGTTAATATGTACGCTGCTAGTGGGGTTTTAGGTGATGCTCTGCTTGCGTTTGATGAAATGCCTCATAGGAATACGGTTACATGGAACGTGATGATTACTGGGTTGGTTAAGTGGGGTGAACTTGAATTTGCTCGTTCTCTGTTTGATGAGATGCCGGAGAAAAATGTTGTATCGTGGACTGGACTTGTTGATGGGTATATAAGGATGAATAGGTATAGTGAAGGTTTAGCTTTGTTTCGAAGAATGGTTATGTTAGAGGATATCAAACCAAGTGAGATAACTATTCTTGCCATTTTACCTGCCATTTCAAATATGGGAGAAATGAAAAATTGCCGATTGATCCATTGTTATGGGGAGAAAAGAGGATTTAATGCGTCTGATATACGTGTTACTAATTCAATAATAGATACTTATGCAAAATGTGGTTGCATAGTGAGTGCTTTGAGATTTTTTGAGGAGATTTCTGTAGAGAGGAAGAATTTGGTGTCATGGACGTCAATTATTTCGGGGCTCGCGATGTACGGGATGGGAAAGGAAGCAGTTGAAAGTTTTGAGGAGATGGAGAAAACAGGTTTGAAGCCCAATCGAGTGACGTTCTTGAGTGTTCTTAATGCCTGTAGTCATGGAGGATTGGTTGAAGAGGGCTTCAAGTTCTTCCAAAAGATGGTGAATGAGTATTGCATTGTACCAGATATTAAGCATTACGGGTGTTTAGTGGACATGCTAGGCAGGACGGGGAGGTTAGAAGAAGCAGAGAAATTGGCTTTGGGAATCCCTAGTGAAATTGTTAATGTTGTGATTTGGAGGACTCTTTTAGGTGCATGTAGCTTTCATGGTGATATCGAGATGGGTGAGAGGGTGACAAGAAAGATTATGGAGATTGAGAGAGGTTATGGAGGAGATTATGTGCTCATGTATAACATATTTGCTGGCGCTGGGAGGTTTGAGGATGCTGAGAGGTTGAGACATTTGATGGATCAGAGAAATGCCTTAAAAGTTCCTGGCCATAGTTTGGTCTGA
- the LOC110622295 gene encoding NAC domain-containing protein 87 — MEGSVVVNKGEDLVDLPPGFRFHPADEEIITHYLTEKVMNSCFSSCAIGEVDLNKCEPWDLPKKAKMGEKEWYFFCQRDRKYPTGTRTNRATEAGYWKATGKDKEIYKGKNCLVGMKKTLVFYRGRAPKGEKTNWVMHEYRLEGKFSYYTLPKASKDEWVVCRVFHKSTGIKKTSIQDLLRVNSFGDEFLDYSSLPPLMDPPQSSRPGSSSFNDEDDDEFKAITSKSLGGNYMPHLSTTMVNNNQSYLHQQQLPNSSYQTPSSVFYPQIPASNPFLTFQTTPNLASYFPNSIFGGNDQTHLIRSLAANSDTSVQQKKHCKLEQFSSNNQSVATHSQDTGLSTDRNTTTEISSVVSKHEIRSNKVYDDLEGPSSVGAIADFEGLWDY, encoded by the exons ATGGAAGGTTCTGTTGTGGTGAACAAAGGGGAAGATCTTGTCGATCTGCCTCCTGGGTTTCGGTTccatcctgctgatgaagagatCATAACTCATTATCTTACCGAGAAGGTCATGAATAGCTGTTTCAGTTCATGTGCTATTGGTGAAGTTGATCTCAATAAGTGTGAACCATGGGATTTGCCTa AGAAAGCAAAGATGGGGGAGAAAGAATGGTACTTCTTTTGCCAGAGAGATAGGAAGTATCCAACTGGTACGAGAACCAATCGAGCTACGGAGGCCGGTTATTGGAAAGCTACCGGAAAAGATAAGGAGATTTACAAGGGAAAAAACTGCCTTGTCGGGATGAAGAAGACTCTTGTTTTCTACAGAGGGAGAGCTCCTAAAGGAGAGAAGACCAATTGGGTCATGCACGAATATAGACTCGAAGGCAAATTCTCTTACTACACCCTTCCTAAAGCTTCAAAG GATGAATGGGTTGTGTGTAGGGTTTTCCACAAGAGCACAGGGATTAAAAAAACTTCAATTCAAGATCTCTTAAGGGTGAATTCCTTTGGAGATGAATTCTTGGATTATTCATCACTTCCACCTCTCATGGATCCTCCTCAATCTAGCAGGCCTGGCTCAAGCAGCTTCAACGATGAAGACGACGATGAGTTCAAGGCAATCACATCTAAATCATTAGGTGGAAATTACATGCCCCACTTGTCCACAACGATGGTTAACAATAATCAAAGCTATCTTCATCAGCAGCAGCTTCCAAATTCCAGCTACCAAACACCAAGTTCCGTTTTTTATCCTCAAATTCCAGCCTCAAACCCTTTTCTGACCTTCCAAACAACTCCAAATTTGGCCAGTTACTTCCCAAACTCTATCTTTGGTGGTAATGATCAAACCCATTTAATTAGATCCCTGGCTGCAAATTCTGATACATCTGTGCAGCAGAAGAAACACTGCAAGCTTGAACAATTTTCATCTAATAACCAATCTGTGGCCACCCACTCACAAGACACTGGTCTGAGCACTGACAGGAACACCACCACCGAGATATCATCGGTGGTTTCCAAGCATGAAATCAGAAGCAACAAGGTGTATGATGATCTTGAAGGTCCATCATCTGTTGGGGCCATTGCAGATTTTGAGGGTTTGTGGGATTACTAA
- the LOC110622261 gene encoding NAC transcription factor 47 — translation MKNPQSSLPPGFRFHPTDEELILHYLKKKIASKHFPVSIIADVDIYKFDPWDLPAKAVFGEKEWYFFSPRDRKYPNGARPNRAAASGYWKATGTDKVIMASSTMASENLGVKKALVFYKGRPPKGIKTNWIMHEYRLADAPAHNIKPIKPKDSSSTAMRLDDWVLCRIYKKTHASPPSASAAAAAASDHDHEEEDEEEEQYVQETLLPSLKNPLSNKSLMPQKSSSFSNLLDAMDYSMLRTFLSDHNQFNINPTGYDSTPSSLLNGAIPEQNFFSNCNPPANSSSSYLIQKLPQLSNPIPNIENKLKRPFSSVDEDMHHHPSKKLLNSCSFTNSTSQTDIAYHQYNFLNQPFLNQQLLLNPHHLQFQGQT, via the exons CCTTAAAAAGAAGATAGCATCCAAACACTTTCCTGTTTCCATCATTGCAGATGTTGATATCTACAAGTTTGATCCATGGGACTTACCAG CTAAGGCTGTGTTTGGAGAGAAAGAATGGTACTTTTTTAGTCCTAGAGATAGAAAGTACCCGAATGGAGCTAGGCCTAACAGAGCAGCAGCTTCTGGGTATTGGAAGGCAACTGGCACAGACAAAGTCATAATGGCATCATCAACAATGGCTTCAGAGAACCTTGGTGTTAAGAAAGCTCTTGTCTTCTACAAGGGAAGACCTCCAAAGGGAATCAAGACTAATTGGATTATGCACGAATATCGCCTAGCTGATGCCCCTGCACACAACATCAAGCCTATCAAGCCTAAAGATTCATCTTCCACAGCAATGAGG CTTGATGATTGGGTTCTTTGCCGGATCTACAAGAAAACCCATGCTTCACCTCCATCAGcatcagcagcagcagcagctgctAGTGATCATGAtcatgaagaagaagatgaagaagaagaacaatATGTTCAAGAAACCCTTTTACCGAGCTTGAAGAATCCATTAAGCAACAAATCTCTCATGCCCCAGaaatcttcttctttctccaacTTACTGGACGCCATGGACTACTCTATGCTGCGAACTTTTTTGTCAGATCATAATCAGTTCAATATTAATCCAACTGGGTATGATTCAACCCCATCATCTCTACTCAATGGTGCAATACCAGAGCAAAATTTCTTCAGCAACTGCAATCCTCCTGCCAATAGCAGCAGCAGCTACTTGATTCAAAAGCTACCCCAGTTGAGTAATCCAATACCCAACATAGAAAACAAGCTCAAGCGCCCATTTTCAAGCGTTGATGAAGATATGCATCATCACCCATCAAAGAAACTCCTCAATTCTTGCAGTTTCACTAACAGCACCAGCCAAACTGATATTGCTTATCATCAATACAATTTCCTAAACCAGCCATTTTTGAACCAGCAATTACTTCTGAACCCTCATCATCTCCAGTTCCAAGGTCAAACTTGA